From Pyrenophora tritici-repentis strain M4 chromosome 1, whole genome shotgun sequence, the proteins below share one genomic window:
- a CDS encoding Exo, 5'-3' exonuclease (including N-terminal domain PolI) produces the protein MGIKHLYQLIEEHTPEAVKKGEIKNQFGRKVAIDAYAHCRSMSIYSFLIAVRSDGQQLMSETGETTSHLMGLFYRTMRMVDNGIKPLYVFDGAPPKLKSGELAKRFQRKTEAHAAAEEAKETGTAEDVEKFSRRTVRVTREHNEECQRLLKLMGIPYIVAPTEAEAQCAALARGGKVYAAASEDMDTLTFDTPILLRHLTFSEQRKEPILEIHLDKVLEGLQMERKQFIDLCILLGCDYLDPIKGIGPSTALKLIREHNDLEGVVEHIKSQSSKKLTIPDDWPFADARLLFLEPDVRPADDPECDFKWEAPDVEGLVKFLVEEKHFNEDRVRNGAAKLQKNMKTAQQSRLEGFFKPIEKTAEQKATLKRKADEKLEEKKKKQKVDAKAKKQAKAKPRTAG, from the exons ATGGGTATCAAGCACTTGTATCAGCTCATTGAGGAGCACACGCCCGAGGCCGTCAAGAAGGGAGAGATCAAGAACCAATTCGGTCGCAAAGTTGCTATA GATGCGTATGCACAT TGTAGATCTATGAGCATCTACAGCTTTCTCATTGCAGTCCGATCCGATGGCCAACAACTCATGAGCGAAACGGGTGAAACGACATCACATCTCATGGGTCTCTTCTACCGCACCATGCGCATGGTCGACAATGGAATCAAGCCCCTATACGTCTTCGATGGCGCGCCGCCCAAGCTCAAATCTGGTGAGCTTGCGAAGCGATTCCAGCGCAAGACTGAAGCACACGCTGCGGCCGAGGAAGCAAAGGAGACGGGTACAGCAGAAGATGTTGAGAAGTTCTCGCGGCGGACAGTCAGGGTGACGAGAGAGCACAACGAGGAGTGCCAGCGCTTGCTTAAGCTCATGGGCATCCCATACATTGTCGCGCCAACTGAAGCTGAGGCGCAGTGCGCCGCGCTGGCAAGGGGAGGAAAAGTCTATGCTGCGGCATCAGAGGATATGGACACTTTGACCTTTGATACGCCAATTCTGCTAAGGCATCTGACCTTCAGTGAGCAGCGCAAAGAGCCCATCCTGGAAATACACTTGGACAAGGTGCTTGAAGGCTTGCAGATGGAGCGGAAGCAG TTCATCGATCTCTGCATTCTCCTCGGTTGCGATTACCTTGATCCCATCAAGGGCATTGGCCCCAGTACCGCTCTAAAACTTATCCGCGAGCACAATGATCTGGAAGGAGTTGTCGAACACATCAAGTCCCAATCGTCCAAGAAACTCACCATCCCTGATGACTGGCCTTTTGCCGATGCGCGCCTCCTCTTCTTGGAACCAGATGTTCGCCCTGCCGATGACCCAGAATGCGACTTCAAGTGGGAAGCCCCAGATGTTGAAGGACTGGTCAAATTCCTTGTCGAAGAGAAGCACTTCAATGAAGACAGGGTGCGCAATGGAGCAGCCAAGTTGCAAAAGAACATGAAGACGGCACAACAGAGCAGGCTGGAGGGCTTCTTCAAGCCGATTGAGAAGACGGCTGAACAAAAGGCAACATTGAAGCGCAAGGCAGATGAGAAGCTCgaagagaaaaagaagaagcaAAAGGTAGATGCAAAGGCCAAGAAGCAGGCCAAGGCCAAACCGAGGACTGCTGGTTAG
- a CDS encoding Tymo-45kd-70kd domain containing protein translates to MTPSNHSRSSSDESTSSSMAYILEHVLQYPGSYDIPLKTMYELNRVDRAQPFPKGLSKSPSGSPITGSFAWSSTEAATMSFTSSLMNQLKALPTRTSALPPAFIVNFVTRTFMPEPADVDWSQALTALDYLKDLETRRRREMATAFEALDVHRDTWDADMACVAEKAPGIALWINNLEGKNRKAESYYAQIWVGLRRWIMINHLSDDEFNKLNCISYLNTLFPPVHGQTQLPSQYLNHEALKEERQIFFDMISQVQKKGPDVLLPLINRDKRPEDRTGWPSVQRIVDKYLRVAQNMIQDCMSTHGPESFDRYMNGLGKDKKHDSGVSFGSERRPSLVASVHEKQAPEPMQHYAPSTKGLSKLERITREFKRMRVKPRPEVEEITQFNPHPSEPAGKKSLKKARSLASIKFGNGSSASLASRKASDAAFDADQMKKHRLMYESSHSRNTSAQT, encoded by the exons ATGACCCCCTCAAATCATTCTCGCAGCTCGTCGGATGAGTCGACCAGCTCGTCCATGGCCTACATCCTCGAGCACGTGCTGCAGTATCCCGGCAGCTACGACATCCCGCTCAAGACCATGTACGAGCTCAACCGTGTCGACCGCGCCCAGCCCTTCCCCAAAGGCCTCAGCAAGTCGCCTAGCGGCTCGCCCATTACCGGATCATTCGCATGGAGCAGCACCGAAGCCGCCACCATGAGCTTCACATCGTCTCTCATGAACCAATTAAAGGCGCTGCCCACGCGAACTAGCGCGCTCCCACCCGCCTTCATCGTCAACTTTGTCACCCGCACCTTCATGCCCGAGCCCGCCGACGTCGACTGGAGCCAAGCCCTCACCGCACTAGACTATCTCAAGGATCTGGAGACGCGGAGGCGTCGGGAGATGGCTACAGCATTTGAGGCGCTCGACGTGCACAGGGACACCTGGGATGCTGACATGGCCTGTGTGGCGGAAAAGGCACCCGGCATCGCTCTTTGGATCAACAACCTTGAGGGCAAGAACCGAAAAGCTGAATCGTATTACGCGCAGATTTGGGTGGGGCTTCGCCGTTGG ATCATGATCAACCACCTCTCAGACGACGAGTTCAACAAGCTCAACTGCATCAGCTACCTCAACACTCTGTTTCCCCCCGTCCATGGCCAAACTCAGCTTCCCTCGCAGTACTTGAACCATGAAGCTCTGAAGGAAGAACGTCAGATCTTCTTTGACATGATCAGCCAAGTGCAGAAGAAGGGGCCAGATGTCCTACTACCCTTGATCAACCGGGACAAGCGCCCAGAGGATCGGACCGGATGGCCATCTGTCCAGCGTATCGTCGACAAGTATCTCCGCGTTGCACAGAACATGATTCAAGACTGCATGTCGACCCACGGACCGGAGTCATTCGACCGCTACATGAACGGCCTAGGAAAAGACAAGAAGCACGACTCTGGTGTCAGTTTTGGCTCCGAACGTAGGCCCAGCCTAGTCGCCAGTGTCCATGAGAAGCAAGCACCTGAGCCCATGCAGCACTACGCACCATCGACCAAGGGCCTCAGCAAGCTGGAGAGGATCACCCGCGAGTTCAAGCGCATGCGGGTCAAGCCCCGACCAGAAGTTGAAGAGATTACGCAATTCAACCCTCACCCAAGCGAGCCGGCGGGAAAGAAATCGCTTAAGAAGGCCCGATCATTAGCCAGTATCAAGTTTGGCAACGGCAGCTCAGCATCCCTCGCCAGCCGGAAGGCCAGCGACGCGGCCTTTGACGCCGACCAGATGAAGAAGCATCGCCTGATGTACGAGTCTTCACACAGCCGCAACACCAGCGCCCAAACATGA
- a CDS encoding TRF4, DNA polymerase sigma — protein MQPSHTRLICRAHNRYAPSAVLWHHFVLSSLPTTPRQRLLSTVTEAAQAGTSANFDDANTKETLIEPGGTNGSQQANNEGGHVAVQPSGEPAENPSTKPAKGTSTTSPKKLPVRRMTTVKGRFLGSKQEASVAKNSRAQKDNREQSLTGPEKLLAKTRRAFSESKEYEGVAVMPIVPTTLIKESCLPWCVDRERVTSGMNRLDMEIDKFYKYSRPTQHEQNARKHVIDQVRNHVLERVPKHHIDVFGSQTTGLALPTSDIDFRLRSQRQVEDPKLAIWPPPEDERRKCVATLRDLFYKVFKKKGYYILTALRHARYPLIVAQDQRSGLDVQIVLANDTWLSREIMAKYMQEIPYLQKLFCVIKTILNVRGLSDVFRGGFGSYSLFMMVVASIKHMPHPRNDAAGALMNFLEFWAKFDTKTKGVSLKPVEYFDKIAYPVRTDTANVQIKNGEIKPLPDYMLCLRDPADPTNDLGRKGIAIKHVQATFAHLHRTLAQDVKQNTRISLLTPLVGTSYMLNLRRREKLENYGQHLSKQTRVSLAQTAKAIREADRVVEKKQEVAVHTEDKKMPQTMAREGQNEGPQEPAKVMEEVLQTEAQKTTLSEEKATIPPSSDVSAVRAVADGSQQPGQGSAENATAQAENNVERP, from the exons CAAGCTGGCACCAGTGCCAATTTCGATGATGCAAATACCAAGGAAACGCTCATAGAGCCCGGAGGGACCAATGGCTCCCAACAAGCAAACAATGAGGGCGGACATGTCGCCGTACAACCAAGCGGGGAGCCAGCAGAAAACCCGAGTACGAAGCCAGCAAAGGGAACGAGCACAACGTCACCAAAGAAACTGCCGGTGAGGAGGATGACCACAGTCAAAGGCCGATTCCTAGGCTCCAAGCAGGAAGCATCGGTCGCGAAAAACAGTCGTGCGCAGAAGGACAATCGAGAACAGTCGCTTACTGGTCCAGAGAAGCTGCTGGCCAAGACGAGGCGGGCGTTCAGTGAGTCCAAGGAGTACGAGGGTGTTGCCGTGATGCCCATAGTACCGACTACGCTCATCAAGGAGAGCTGCTTGCCGTGGTGCGTAGATCGGGAAAGGGTCACTTCAGGCATGAATAG ACTTGACATGGAAATCGATAAATTCTACAAATACTCTAGACCAACTCAACACGAACAGAATGCTCGAAAACACGTCATCGACCAAGTGCGAAATCACGTACTAGAACGAGTACCCAAGCATCACATAGATGTCTTCGGGTCACAAACAACTGGCCTCGCTCTTCCTACATCAGACATCGACTTCCGGTTGCGCAGCCAACGCCAGGTAGAGGACCCTAAGCTAGCGATATGGCCACCCCCGGAAGACGAGAGGAGAAAATGTGTAGCGACGCTAAGGGATTTGTTCTACAAAGTTTTCAAGAAAAAAGGATACTACATTCTAACTGCGCTCCGTCACGCTCGATACCCCCTCATCGTCGCGCAAGACCAACGATCAGGCCTCGATGTCCAGATTGTTTTGGCAAACGATACGTGGTTATCGAGAGAGATAATGGCAAAGTACATGCAGGAGATACCCTACCTACAGAAGCTGTTTTGTGTCATCAAGACCATTCTCAACGTTCGCGGTCTGTCGGACGTCTTTCGGGGAGGCTTTGGATCATACTCGCTGTTCATGATGGTAGTGGCCAGTATCAAGCATATGCCGCATCCGCGGAATGATGCTGCTGGGGCTCTCATGAACTTCCTCGAGTTCTGGGCTAAGTTTGACACGAAAACAAAGGGTGTCTCACTTAAACCTGTCGAATACTTCGACAAGATAGCGTACCCTGTACGCACCGATACAGCCAACGTCCAGATCAAG AATGGAGAGATAAAGCCCCTCCCCGATTACATGCTCTGCCTCCGCGATCCTGCCGACCCAACGAACGATCTCGGCCGTAAAGGCATAGCCATCAAGCACGTCCAAGCCACGTTTGCGCATCTACATAGAACTCTGGCACAAGATGTGAAGCAGAATACACGCATCTCCCTGCTCACACCTCTCGTCGGCACCTCGTATATGCTCAACCTTCGGCGTCGCGAAAAACTCGAAAACTACGGTCAGCACCTGTCTAAGCAAACGCGGGTATCACTTGCTCAGACAGCAAAAGCGATTAGGGAAGCGGATCGGGTTGTAGAAAAGAAGCAGGAAGTCGCTGTACATACTGAGGATAAAAAAATGCCTCAAACAATGGCAAGGGAGGGACAAAATGAAGGACCCCAGGAGCCTGCGAAGGTGATGGAAGAAGTCTTGCAAACAGAGGCACAAAAGACGACGTTGTCCGAGGAGAAGGCTACCATACCGCCTTCTTCAGACGTGTCTGCAGTCAGAGCAGTAGCAGATGGTAGTCAGCAACCAGGGCAGGGCTCCGCTGAGAATGCCACAGCTCAAGCAGAAAACAATGTAGAGAGACCATGA
- a CDS encoding CaiA, Acyl-CoA dehydrogenase, which translates to MGELGLLGATIQGYECAGVSSVAAGLITRAVERVDSGYRSGYSVQSSLAMGGIEEFGSQELKERLLPKMAKGKLLGCFGLTEPNHGSDPGSMETVAKPHPTRKGYYSLSGSKTWITNSPIADVLLVWAKLESTGKIRGFIVERDQCPPGTLETPPIKHKNGLRASITGMIQLDECPVSEANMFPDVEGLKGPFSCLNSARYGIAWGTIGALEDCIARTREYALERRQFKNNPIAKYQLVQKKLADATTDAAYGILAAHQVGRLKDEGKAAPEMISMIKRQNCDRALINARTLQEVFGGNAVSDEYGIGRHVANLFVTQTYEGQSDIHSLILGRAITGLQAFC; encoded by the exons ATGGGCGAGCTAGGCCTTCTAGGCGCCACGATACAGGGCTATGAGTGTGCCGGCGTCAGCAGTGTCGCAGCTGGGTTGATCACCAGGGCCGTGGAGCGAGTCGATTCGGGTTATCGTTCTGGGTACTCTGTGCAAAGCTCGCTCGCCATGGGAGGCATTGAGGAGTTTGGATCCCAGGAGCTCAAGGAACGTCTTCTCCCGAAGATGGCCAAGGGCAAACTGTTAGGTTGCTTCGGTCTTACTGAGCCGAATCACGGATCAGACCCAGGCTCCATGGAGACAGTCGCAAAGCCGCATCCCACAAGGAAGGGGTACTATTCGCTTTCTGGATCAAAGACATGGATCACCAATTCACCCATTGCTGATGTTCTCCTTGTATGGGCAAAGCTAGAGAGCACAGGCAAGATCCGGGGCTTCATTGTTGAGCGTGACCAGTGCCCTCCGGGTACTCTTGAAACCCCACCAATCAAGCACAAGAACGGTCTTCGAGCGTCGATCACGGGCATGATCCAGCTGGATGAATGTCCTGTTTCAGAGGCCAACATGTTTCCTGATGTTGAGGGTTTGAAGGGACCTTTCAGCTGTTTAAATTCGGCAAGATATGGCATTGCTTGGGGTACAATTGGCGCACTCGAAGACTGTATTGCAAGAACGCGCGAGTATGCGTTGGAGCGTAGACAGTTCAAGAACAACCCGATTGCCAAGTATCAGCTTGTGCAGAAAAAGCTGGCAGACGCTACAACAGACGCTGCGTATGGTATTCTAGCAGCCCACCAAGTCGGACGGCTCAAGGATGAGGGCAAGGCTGCCCCAGAGATGATCTCCATGATCAAGAGGCAGAACTGTGATCGAGCCTTGATCAACGCCAGAAC ACTGCAGGAAGTGTTTGGCGGCAACGCGGTCTCGGATGAGTATGGCATCGGTAGACATGTCGCGAATCTGTTTGTGACGCAGACGTACGAAGGCCAGAGCGACATCCACT CGTTGATCCTTGGCCGGGCAATCACAGGCCTACAGGCCTTCTGCTGA
- a CDS encoding Ubiquitin-protein ligase, with amino-acid sequence MALKRINKELTDLGRDPPSSCSAGPIGDDLFHWQATIMGPGDSPYSGGVFFLAIHFPTDYPFKPPKVNFTTRIYHPNINSNGSICLDILRDQWSPALTISKVLLSICSMLTDPNPDDPLVPEIAHVYKTDRSRYESTAREWTRKYAI; translated from the exons ATGGCTCTCAAGCGCATCAACAAGGAGCTTACTGATCTCGGTCG TGATCCTCCCTCTTCTTGCTCGGCTGGCCCTATCGGAGATGATTTA TTTCACTGGCAAGCAACCATCATGGGCCCT GGCGACTCACCATATTCCGGCGGTGTATTCTTCCTAGCGATCCATTTCCCCACCGACTACCCCTTCAAGCCCCCGAAGGTCAACTTCACCACCCGCATTTACCACCCAAACATCAACTCCAACGGTAGCATCTGCTTGGACATTTTGCGAGACCAGTGGAGCCCTGCTCTGACCATCTCGAAGG TGCTTTTGAGTATTTGCTCGATGCTGACAGACCCGAACCCTGATGACCCGCTGGTTCCCGAGATTGCACATGTCTACAAGACCGACCGGTCCCGCTACGAATCGACGGCCCGCGAGTGGACCCGGAAGTACGCCATCTAG